One Deinococcus sp. LM3 genomic region harbors:
- a CDS encoding transporter substrate-binding domain-containing protein has product MNTLTRTTLALAAALTVTASAATPTTLQKGVLKIGMEGTYAPFTYRDAKGNLTGFDVDIAKAVAARMGLKAEFVLTEWSGILAGLQANKYDVIVNQVGINPEREKTIGFSRPYAYSSPQIIVKKAGSFNPKTLADLKGKRVGVGLGSNFEKSLRDAGGINVVTYPGAPEYLADLATGRLDAAFNDRLLVGYLIKSQNLPVRGAGVIGKPEAVGIAMKKSNTSLKAAVDRALLQIKADGTYAKISRQWFGQDVSKP; this is encoded by the coding sequence ATGAACACCCTGACCCGCACCACCCTGGCGCTCGCCGCCGCACTGACCGTCACCGCCAGCGCCGCCACCCCCACCACCCTGCAAAAAGGCGTGCTGAAAATCGGCATGGAAGGCACCTACGCGCCCTTCACCTACCGCGACGCGAAAGGCAACCTGACCGGCTTCGACGTGGACATCGCCAAAGCCGTGGCCGCCAGGATGGGCCTGAAAGCCGAGTTCGTCCTGACTGAATGGAGCGGCATCCTCGCCGGCCTGCAGGCCAACAAGTACGACGTGATCGTCAATCAGGTCGGCATCAACCCCGAACGCGAGAAGACCATCGGATTCAGCCGACCCTACGCGTACTCCAGCCCGCAGATCATCGTGAAGAAGGCCGGGAGCTTCAACCCGAAGACGCTGGCCGACCTGAAAGGCAAACGCGTGGGCGTGGGCCTGGGCAGCAACTTCGAGAAGAGCCTGCGCGACGCCGGCGGCATCAACGTCGTCACGTACCCCGGCGCGCCCGAGTACCTCGCGGACCTCGCCACGGGCCGCCTGGACGCCGCGTTCAACGACCGCCTGCTCGTCGGGTACCTGATCAAATCCCAGAACCTCCCGGTGCGCGGCGCCGGCGTGATCGGCAAACCCGAAGCGGTCGGCATCGCCATGAAGAAGAGCAACACCAGCCTCAAGGCCGCCGTGGACCGCGCCCTGCTACAGATCAAGGCCGACGGCACCTACGCCAAGATCAGCCGCCAGTGGTTCGGTCAGGACGTCAGCAAACCCTGA
- a CDS encoding amino acid ABC transporter permease — translation MNTEQLQLVLQSAWTSLPTLLGALPVTLGFALAAMLLGLPLGFLVALARLSRLGWVRGLSSLYVSFIRGTPLLVQIFVIYYGLPSLGITLNPIAGGVIALTLNAAAYLSETIRAAILSIPRGQREAATSLGLNAGQTMRLIVLPQAARVALPSMSNTLIGLVKDTSLVSVITVVELLRSAQLVIARTFEPFGPYLAAALIYWAVSSLLEVVQRVLERRFSRGS, via the coding sequence ATGAACACTGAACAGCTGCAACTTGTCCTCCAGAGCGCCTGGACGTCCCTGCCGACCCTGCTGGGCGCGCTGCCCGTCACGCTGGGATTCGCGCTGGCCGCCATGCTGCTGGGCCTGCCGCTGGGGTTCCTGGTGGCGCTGGCGCGGCTGTCCCGGCTGGGCTGGGTGCGGGGCCTGAGCAGCCTGTACGTGTCGTTCATCCGGGGCACGCCGCTGCTGGTACAGATCTTCGTCATCTACTACGGCCTGCCCAGCCTGGGCATCACCCTGAATCCCATCGCGGGCGGCGTGATCGCCCTGACCCTGAACGCCGCCGCGTACCTCAGCGAGACCATCCGCGCCGCGATCCTGAGCATCCCGCGCGGCCAGCGGGAAGCCGCGACCAGCCTGGGCCTGAACGCCGGGCAGACCATGCGTCTGATCGTGCTGCCGCAGGCCGCGCGGGTGGCGCTGCCCAGCATGAGCAACACCCTGATCGGTCTGGTAAAGGATACCTCGCTGGTCAGCGTGATCACGGTCGTGGAACTGCTGCGCAGCGCGCAACTGGTGATCGCGCGGACCTTCGAACCGTTCGGGCCGTACCTCGCGGCCGCGCTGATCTACTGGGCGGTCAGCAGCCTGCTGGAAGTCGTGCAGCGCGTCCTGGAACGCCGCTTCTCGCGCGGCAGCTGA
- a CDS encoding DUF4173 domain-containing protein produces the protein MTSDESGPALSGPTALDAQIPTDAAPDAPHPVLTATPLLLALGLGTAAHLLAHGTPGLGLNLGVWLVLLIGAVLWALNRRGERPDRAALTLLLTAVAFGLSFTLRAPTPQLGVLNALALLTSLTLGLSFLRPAGSGFAGLRRAAPAHLLGALLSAGLRLAYGPLTLLARFPWERLRPPARQGPPGRAGRIALGLLLTAPVVLVFGALLAGADARFAQLGSAPLRWNLNLDGAFSWTVTLLVWCALAGGLLYPALLAARPTVLRVPPPAARLGLTETGLPLTALAALFVTFAALQLPALLGGTLPDGETYASFIRRGFTELMTVAFLTAGVLLGAHGLSAPHTRTSAGFRTLTGAVLLPLAVILASAAQRWTLYTQAYGLSETRVLGAAFLTWITLTLAWLAWRLWRGDTDRFAFPALLGGLLTLLTLTALNPAALIARVNIHRHLSGVTNDLRLTPQRVGAAELAQLGAGAVPELVRHLDALTVPACGPGTAPGCTQRQDLINLLRDVYGRAPDWRSWNLAYARAFAAVQTLPPATPDSSSR, from the coding sequence ATGACTTCAGACGAGTCCGGCCCCGCGCTGTCCGGCCCCACAGCCCTGGACGCCCAGATCCCGACGGACGCGGCCCCGGACGCCCCGCACCCGGTCCTGACCGCCACGCCCCTGCTGCTGGCGCTGGGCCTGGGCACCGCCGCGCACCTGCTCGCGCACGGCACGCCCGGACTGGGCCTGAACCTGGGCGTCTGGCTGGTCCTGCTGATCGGCGCGGTCCTGTGGGCGCTGAACCGCCGGGGCGAACGACCCGACCGGGCGGCGCTGACGCTGCTGCTGACCGCCGTGGCCTTCGGCCTGAGCTTCACGCTGCGCGCGCCCACCCCGCAACTGGGGGTGCTGAACGCCCTGGCCCTGCTGACCTCGCTGACGCTGGGCCTGTCGTTCCTGCGCCCGGCCGGATCGGGCTTCGCCGGCCTGCGCCGCGCCGCGCCCGCGCACCTGCTGGGCGCGCTGCTGAGCGCCGGCCTGCGGCTGGCCTACGGTCCGCTGACACTGCTGGCCCGCTTTCCCTGGGAGCGGCTGCGCCCACCGGCCCGGCAGGGACCGCCGGGACGCGCGGGCCGGATCGCGCTGGGCCTGCTCCTGACCGCGCCGGTCGTGCTGGTGTTCGGGGCGCTGCTGGCCGGCGCGGACGCCCGCTTCGCGCAGCTGGGGAGCGCGCCGCTGCGCTGGAACCTGAACCTGGACGGCGCGTTCTCGTGGACGGTCACGCTGCTGGTGTGGTGCGCCCTGGCCGGCGGGCTGCTGTACCCGGCGCTGCTGGCCGCCCGACCGACCGTCCTACGCGTCCCGCCTCCTGCCGCGCGCCTGGGCCTGACCGAGACGGGCCTGCCGCTCACGGCGCTGGCCGCGCTGTTCGTGACCTTCGCCGCCCTGCAACTCCCGGCGTTGCTGGGCGGCACCCTGCCCGACGGGGAAACGTACGCCTCGTTCATCCGGCGGGGGTTCACGGAACTGATGACCGTGGCGTTCCTGACGGCCGGCGTGCTACTCGGCGCGCACGGACTGAGCGCCCCGCACACGCGGACCTCGGCGGGCTTCCGGACGCTGACGGGCGCGGTGCTGCTGCCCCTGGCCGTGATCCTGGCCAGCGCCGCGCAACGCTGGACGCTGTACACGCAGGCGTACGGCCTGAGCGAGACGCGGGTGCTGGGGGCCGCGTTCCTGACGTGGATCACCCTGACCCTGGCGTGGCTGGCATGGCGACTGTGGCGGGGCGACACCGACCGGTTCGCGTTCCCGGCTCTGCTGGGCGGCCTGCTGACCCTGCTGACCCTTACCGCCCTGAATCCGGCCGCGCTGATTGCCCGCGTGAACATTCATCGGCATCTGTCGGGCGTCACGAACGACCTGCGCCTCACGCCGCAGCGGGTGGGCGCGGCGGAGCTGGCGCAGCTGGGCGCGGGCGCCGTACCGGAGCTCGTGCGGCACCTGGACGCCCTGACCGTCCCGGCCTGCGGTCCCGGCACGGCGCCCGGCTGCACGCAGCGGCAGGACCTGATCAACCTCCTGCGCGACGTGTACGGCCGCGCGCCCGACTGGCGCAGCTGGAATCTGGCGTACGCGCGGGCATTCGCGGCCGTGCAGACCCTGCCGCCTGCCACCCCGGACAGCAGCAGCCGCTGA
- a CDS encoding M24 family metallopeptidase, with amino-acid sequence MTSPITRMQQALAATSLDGWLVYDFQGLNPHARTVLNLPGGAFLTRRFFVWVPRSGPAVVLHNHIEGGTWGEITRHWNAERRAFGSHGQLDAALREVVQGRTLAMEYSAGGAVPYVSRVDAGTIERVRAAGAAAIHSSADLLQSFLAWSADDLAAHERAVSVLMTAKDDAFRLIHDRLRAGHPVTELDAQAVIMRQIEAAGMSAGHPVNVSFGVNAADSHYEPSPERHATLKPGECVLIDLWAQEPGRPFADVTWVGYAGTPTPEYLGAWDAVAAARDAALRTLQDGYAARGWGELQGWMADRAARDAMGPEWEAFFLHRTGHDLGVNIHGAGANLDDYETRDTRTLTPGLAVTIEPGTYPAARGFGIRSEIDVYLDPQTGPRVTTHTQRAPFILGQGDWAQVRARAYGDTGH; translated from the coding sequence ATGACCTCACCGATCACGCGCATGCAGCAGGCCCTCGCCGCGACCAGCCTGGACGGCTGGCTGGTGTACGACTTCCAGGGCCTGAACCCGCACGCCCGCACCGTCCTGAACCTCCCGGGTGGGGCGTTCCTGACCCGGCGGTTCTTCGTGTGGGTACCGCGCAGCGGGCCGGCCGTGGTGCTGCATAACCACATCGAGGGCGGCACCTGGGGCGAGATCACCCGCCACTGGAACGCCGAACGCCGCGCCTTCGGGTCGCACGGGCAGCTGGACGCCGCGCTGCGCGAGGTCGTGCAGGGCCGCACCCTGGCCATGGAATACAGCGCGGGCGGCGCGGTCCCGTACGTGAGCCGCGTGGACGCCGGTACCATCGAGCGCGTGCGGGCGGCCGGGGCCGCCGCCATTCACAGCAGCGCGGACCTGCTTCAGTCGTTCCTGGCCTGGAGTGCCGACGATCTGGCCGCGCACGAGCGGGCCGTGAGCGTGCTGATGACCGCCAAGGACGACGCCTTCCGCCTGATTCACGACCGCCTGCGGGCCGGGCATCCGGTCACGGAACTGGACGCGCAGGCCGTGATCATGCGGCAGATCGAGGCGGCCGGCATGAGCGCCGGGCACCCCGTGAACGTGAGCTTCGGCGTGAATGCCGCCGACAGCCACTACGAACCCAGCCCGGAACGTCACGCCACCCTGAAGCCCGGCGAGTGCGTGCTGATCGACCTGTGGGCGCAGGAACCGGGCCGCCCGTTCGCGGACGTCACCTGGGTCGGGTACGCCGGGACGCCCACGCCCGAATACCTGGGGGCCTGGGATGCCGTGGCGGCCGCCCGCGACGCCGCGCTGCGCACCCTTCAGGACGGCTACGCGGCGCGCGGCTGGGGAGAGTTGCAGGGCTGGATGGCCGACCGCGCCGCCCGCGACGCCATGGGCCCGGAGTGGGAAGCGTTCTTCCTGCACCGCACCGGGCACGACCTGGGCGTGAACATCCACGGAGCGGGCGCGAACCTCGACGACTACGAGACGCGCGACACCCGCACCCTGACCCCCGGACTGGCCGTGACCATCGAGCCCGGCACGTACCCGGCCGCGCGGGGCTTCGGGATCCGCAGTGAGATCGACGTGTACCTCGACCCGCAGACCGGGCCACGCGTGACCACCCACACGCAGCGCGCGCCGTTCATCCTGGGGCAGGGCGACTGGGCGCAGGTGCGCGCCCGCGCGTACGGCGACACGGGCCACTGA
- a CDS encoding SDR family oxidoreductase produces MANLGSSTIMLTGAGGALATAIAQELDDAGAQMVLVGRGESLARAADRFPATEVLDLDLTDPSSIDTLRRVKVDTLIHTVGSYSTQEAHKATPDDLRDAFDTNMSSLFHAVQGVLPHMLRQKDGLIMGVSAGQAARLSGPRAALYTASKAAVAAYILSLHDELKHKGVRGMVLYPMGAIDTPGNRDAGMAWDTMIDPRGLAKSVAHALTRPDRAHITEIKVYPDT; encoded by the coding sequence ATGGCTAACCTCGGCTCCTCCACCATCATGCTGACCGGAGCGGGCGGCGCACTGGCCACCGCCATCGCACAGGAACTCGACGACGCGGGCGCGCAGATGGTCCTCGTCGGGCGCGGTGAAAGTCTGGCACGCGCCGCCGACCGCTTTCCCGCCACCGAAGTCCTCGACCTGGACCTGACCGATCCCTCCAGCATCGACACGCTCCGCCGGGTCAAGGTCGATACCCTGATCCACACGGTCGGGTCCTACAGCACCCAGGAAGCGCACAAGGCCACCCCGGACGACCTGCGCGACGCCTTCGACACGAACATGAGCAGCCTGTTCCACGCCGTGCAGGGCGTCCTGCCGCACATGCTCCGGCAGAAAGACGGCCTGATCATGGGCGTCAGCGCCGGGCAGGCCGCCCGCCTCAGCGGCCCCCGCGCAGCGCTGTACACCGCCAGCAAGGCGGCGGTCGCGGCGTACATCCTGAGCCTGCACGACGAACTGAAACACAAGGGCGTGCGCGGCATGGTCCTGTACCCCATGGGCGCCATCGACACGCCGGGCAACCGCGACGCCGGCATGGCCTGGGACACCATGATCGACCCGCGCGGCCTCGCCAAGAGCGTCGCGCACGCCCTGACCCGCCCGGACCGCGCGCACATCACCGAAATCAAGGTCTACCCCGATACCTGA
- a CDS encoding M20/M25/M40 family metallo-hydrolase, which produces MTQPTAADLAAHTERGLRDLADLVAIPSVSAQGRSLPEAAQAVTRLLETEGFTVREYPGQVAPILLAEAGDGPFTLLIYNHYDVQPEDPADLWDTPPFTLTERDGRLYGRGASDDKGEFISRLAGLRALKDARGGHLPLKVRWLIEGEEEVGSPSLEGFLAEHASDLKADGVWWEFGSITPEGRPVLYAGLKGIVCVELRCRVAASDLHSSNGAVVDNPLWRLAAAVASLRGPDGTVLIPGFHDDVRPPSQADLDAIAQLQGRGEALRDTYDVTRPLSDGHDYHTRLNLKPVVNVNGFHGGYEGQGSKTVLPASGMVKLDFRLVPDQHPDRIVERLRAHLDAQGFSDIEIIELESHQHPARSDLSDPFVQAAVRVARDVHGQEPILNPSSGGSGPMYPFMQHVGAPVIALGIGNIGGRVHAPNENIIRRNFASGVRYAAAFLAALADG; this is translated from the coding sequence ATGACACAACCCACTGCTGCCGACCTCGCCGCGCACACCGAACGCGGCCTGCGTGATCTCGCCGACCTCGTGGCCATTCCCAGCGTCTCCGCGCAGGGCCGCTCCCTGCCGGAGGCCGCGCAGGCCGTCACGCGACTGCTGGAAACCGAGGGCTTCACCGTCCGCGAGTACCCCGGTCAGGTCGCCCCGATCCTGCTGGCCGAGGCCGGCGACGGTCCCTTCACGCTGCTGATCTACAACCACTACGACGTGCAACCCGAGGATCCCGCTGACCTCTGGGACACCCCGCCGTTCACCCTGACCGAACGGGACGGTCGCCTGTACGGACGCGGCGCCAGCGACGACAAGGGCGAGTTCATCTCACGCCTCGCCGGACTGCGCGCCCTGAAAGATGCACGCGGCGGGCACCTGCCCCTGAAGGTCAGGTGGTTGATCGAGGGAGAAGAGGAGGTCGGCAGCCCCAGCCTGGAAGGCTTCCTGGCCGAACACGCCAGCGACCTGAAAGCCGACGGCGTGTGGTGGGAATTCGGGAGCATCACCCCCGAGGGCCGCCCGGTCCTGTACGCCGGACTGAAAGGCATCGTGTGCGTCGAACTGCGCTGCCGCGTGGCTGCCAGCGACCTGCACAGCAGCAACGGCGCCGTCGTGGACAACCCCCTGTGGCGACTGGCCGCCGCCGTCGCCAGCCTGCGCGGCCCGGACGGCACGGTCCTGATTCCCGGCTTCCACGACGACGTGCGCCCCCCCAGTCAGGCGGACCTGGACGCCATCGCCCAGCTTCAGGGCCGGGGCGAGGCGCTGCGCGACACGTACGACGTGACCCGCCCCCTGAGCGACGGCCACGACTACCACACCCGCCTGAACCTCAAGCCGGTCGTGAACGTCAACGGTTTCCACGGCGGGTACGAGGGCCAGGGCAGCAAGACCGTCCTGCCCGCTTCAGGGATGGTGAAACTCGACTTCCGCCTCGTGCCGGACCAGCACCCGGACCGCATCGTGGAACGCCTGCGCGCCCACCTGGATGCGCAGGGCTTCAGCGACATCGAGATCATCGAACTCGAAAGTCACCAGCATCCCGCCCGCAGCGACCTGAGCGACCCCTTCGTGCAGGCGGCCGTGCGGGTCGCCCGCGACGTGCACGGCCAAGAACCCATCCTGAACCCCAGCTCGGGCGGCAGCGGCCCCATGTACCCCTTCATGCAGCACGTCGGCGCGCCCGTCATCGCGCTGGGCATCGGGAACATCGGCGGGCGCGTCCACGCCCCCAACGAGAACATCATCCGCCGCAACTTCGCCAGTGGCGTGCGCTACGCCGCCGCTTTCCTGGCCGCACTGGCCGACGGGTAA
- the galE gene encoding UDP-glucose 4-epimerase GalE — protein MKILVVGGAGYIGSHTVRQLIRAGHTPVVFDNLSSGHAEALPADVPLVRGDLLDADAVRAALDAHQPDAVIHFAALIEVGESMRAPARYYRNNVVGSLNLLQAITETRKVPLVFSSTAAVYGTTDLVPIPETAAMQPESVYGETKLMTENMIHAFHTAHGLPYTVLRYFNVCGAAPEGDIGEAHAGKSHLIELAALTALGQREKMFIFGDDYPTPDGTCIRDYVHVQDLADAHVLAVEALLAGQRTEGTFNVGLGHGFSVKEVLDTVDDVIGTPLNRELAPRRAGDPPRLVADATRIREELGFKPQFTNLKDIVQTAWNWHKRHPHDFRQ, from the coding sequence ATGAAGATTCTCGTGGTGGGCGGCGCAGGGTACATCGGTTCTCACACGGTCCGGCAACTGATCCGGGCCGGACACACGCCGGTCGTGTTCGACAACCTGTCCAGCGGACACGCCGAGGCCCTCCCCGCCGACGTTCCCCTGGTGCGCGGCGACCTGCTCGACGCCGACGCCGTCCGCGCCGCCCTGGACGCCCACCAGCCGGACGCCGTGATTCACTTCGCGGCGCTGATCGAGGTGGGCGAGAGCATGCGCGCCCCGGCCCGCTACTACCGCAACAACGTGGTCGGCAGCCTGAACCTCCTGCAGGCCATCACCGAGACCCGCAAGGTGCCGCTGGTGTTCTCCTCGACGGCCGCCGTGTACGGCACCACCGACCTCGTGCCCATCCCCGAGACGGCCGCCATGCAGCCCGAGAGCGTGTACGGCGAGACGAAACTCATGACCGAGAACATGATCCACGCGTTCCACACGGCGCACGGCCTGCCGTACACGGTCCTGCGGTACTTCAACGTGTGCGGCGCCGCCCCAGAAGGCGACATCGGCGAGGCGCACGCCGGGAAATCCCACCTGATCGAACTGGCCGCCCTGACCGCCCTGGGCCAGCGCGAGAAGATGTTCATCTTCGGCGACGACTACCCCACCCCCGACGGCACCTGCATCCGCGACTACGTGCACGTGCAGGACCTCGCCGACGCGCACGTCCTGGCGGTCGAGGCGCTGCTGGCCGGGCAGCGCACCGAAGGCACCTTCAACGTGGGCCTGGGCCACGGCTTCAGCGTCAAGGAGGTGCTGGACACCGTGGACGACGTGATCGGCACGCCCCTGAACCGCGAACTCGCCCCCCGCCGCGCCGGGGACCCCCCCCGCCTCGTGGCCGACGCCACCCGCATCCGCGAGGAACTGGGCTTCAAGCCGCAGTTCACGAACCTGAAAGACATCGTGCAGACCGCCTGGAACTGGCACAAAAGGCACCCGCACGACTTCAGGCAGTGA
- a CDS encoding substrate-binding domain-containing protein, translated as MPPAKPTDTAGPPRAGGRVTLRDVARTLGVSVATVSNAYNRPDQLSEDLRQRVLQAARDLGYHGPDPLARSLRRGRTGVLGVVYDAPLDYAFADPAAALFLGSVTRTVQNRDLNVLLLAAPHDSQADATLAVRNASVDGFIVYCAADGSALLRAVLERGLPTVLVDQEPQVGAVNVGIDDAGGAQAAAAHLLSLGHRHLGVLCLELSEQRSSGPVGPAREAQASYRTTDQRLRGYRAAAAPHPDATLYPTEAAHNTPDSGEALTRDLLTRHPQVTALLCMSDVLAQGALRAAAALGRRVPEDLSVVGFDDLPGSETLDLTTVWQPTGDKGEQVGQAMLTLLAGQPAAPVTLPTRLVVRGTTAPPAA; from the coding sequence ATGCCGCCCGCCAAGCCCACCGATACTGCCGGCCCTCCCCGCGCCGGTGGGCGCGTCACCCTGCGGGACGTGGCCCGCACCCTGGGCGTCAGTGTCGCCACCGTCAGCAACGCCTACAACCGACCCGACCAGCTCAGCGAGGACCTGCGTCAGCGCGTGCTTCAGGCCGCCCGCGACCTCGGCTACCACGGTCCCGACCCCCTGGCCCGCAGCCTGCGCCGGGGCCGCACCGGCGTGCTGGGCGTCGTGTACGACGCGCCGCTCGACTACGCCTTCGCCGACCCGGCCGCCGCGCTGTTCCTGGGCAGCGTCACCCGCACCGTGCAGAACCGCGACCTGAACGTCCTGCTGCTCGCGGCGCCGCACGACTCGCAGGCAGACGCGACCCTGGCCGTGCGGAACGCCAGCGTGGACGGCTTCATCGTGTACTGCGCCGCCGACGGCAGCGCCCTGCTGCGCGCCGTCCTGGAACGCGGACTGCCTACCGTCCTAGTGGATCAGGAACCCCAGGTGGGCGCCGTGAACGTCGGCATCGACGACGCCGGGGGGGCGCAGGCCGCCGCCGCGCACCTGCTCTCGCTGGGGCACCGGCACCTGGGCGTCCTGTGCCTGGAACTCTCGGAACAGCGCTCCAGCGGCCCGGTCGGCCCGGCGCGCGAGGCGCAGGCCAGCTACCGCACCACCGACCAGCGCCTGCGCGGCTACCGCGCCGCCGCCGCCCCCCACCCGGACGCCACCCTGTACCCCACCGAGGCCGCCCACAACACCCCCGACAGCGGCGAGGCCCTGACCCGCGACCTGCTGACCCGCCACCCGCAGGTCACGGCCCTGCTGTGCATGAGCGACGTGCTCGCCCAGGGTGCGCTGCGCGCCGCCGCCGCGCTCGGCCGCCGCGTACCGGAGGACCTCAGCGTGGTGGGCTTCGACGACCTGCCGGGCAGCGAGACGCTGGACCTCACGACCGTCTGGCAGCCCACGGGCGACAAGGGCGAACAGGTCGGGCAGGCCATGCTGACCCTGCTGGCCGGGCAGCCCGCCGCGCCCGTCACGCTGCCCACCCGTCTGGTCGTGCGCGGCACCACCGCACCACCCGCCGCCTGA
- a CDS encoding MFS transporter, producing the protein MTAPSTPVQPPSPDRPGEAARRALSVIFLINGALFATWAVNIPGIRDALNLSEAQIGAALLAIGLGSLCSMTLTGGWTARHGSHRVTWVAAVLCMLTLLPPFLAPGLPLLIAALAVLGAANGSMDVAMNAQGVTVEQRLNRPVMSRLHAYFSLGGVIGAALGTLLVGRVPMTTHALGITVVTAAAALIAGRFLLPDRPQPTPTPATPEAAPRRVPISAAAALLGALCFLGMLSEGANYDWAALYFRDVLGSPGGQAGLGYAAFVTTMTLGRWFGDRLRTRLGDETIVRGGALITAAGLGLALLTRDPLPAAAGFALSGLGLSNVVPVMYGAAGHALGGRGIAQVASIGYGGFLLGPPAIGFIAAQVGLPAALGLALAGALLITLLGGRAFALIRR; encoded by the coding sequence ATGACCGCCCCCAGCACCCCTGTCCAGCCACCGTCCCCCGACCGCCCCGGCGAGGCCGCCCGCCGCGCCCTGAGCGTCATCTTCCTGATCAACGGCGCGCTGTTCGCCACCTGGGCCGTGAACATTCCCGGCATCCGCGACGCCCTGAACCTCAGCGAGGCGCAGATCGGCGCGGCCCTGCTCGCCATCGGCCTGGGCAGCCTGTGCAGCATGACCCTCACCGGCGGCTGGACCGCCCGCCACGGCAGCCACCGCGTCACCTGGGTCGCCGCCGTCCTGTGCATGCTGACCCTGCTGCCCCCCTTCCTGGCGCCCGGCCTGCCACTGCTGATCGCCGCGCTGGCCGTGCTGGGCGCCGCGAACGGCAGCATGGACGTCGCCATGAACGCCCAGGGCGTCACGGTCGAGCAGCGCCTGAACCGCCCGGTCATGAGCCGCCTGCACGCCTACTTCAGCCTGGGCGGCGTCATCGGGGCAGCGCTGGGCACCCTGCTCGTCGGGCGCGTCCCCATGACCACCCACGCCCTGGGCATCACGGTCGTCACGGCGGCGGCCGCGCTGATCGCCGGGCGCTTCCTGCTGCCCGACCGGCCCCAGCCCACCCCGACCCCCGCCACTCCCGAGGCCGCTCCGCGCCGCGTCCCGATCAGTGCGGCGGCGGCGCTGCTGGGCGCCCTGTGCTTCCTGGGCATGCTTTCCGAGGGCGCCAACTACGACTGGGCCGCGCTGTACTTCCGGGATGTCCTCGGCTCGCCCGGCGGGCAGGCCGGACTGGGGTACGCGGCGTTCGTCACCACCATGACCCTGGGCCGCTGGTTCGGAGACCGCCTGCGCACCCGCCTGGGCGACGAGACCATCGTGCGCGGCGGCGCCCTCATCACCGCCGCCGGCCTGGGGCTGGCCCTGCTCACCCGCGACCCGCTGCCCGCCGCCGCCGGGTTCGCGCTGTCCGGACTGGGCCTCAGCAACGTCGTACCCGTCATGTACGGTGCCGCCGGGCACGCCCTGGGCGGACGCGGCATCGCGCAGGTCGCCAGCATCGGGTACGGCGGCTTCCTGCTCGGGCCGCCCGCCATCGGCTTCATCGCCGCGCAGGTGGGTCTGCCCGCCGCGCTGGGCCTCGCGCTGGCCGGCGCCCTGCTGATCACCCTGCTGGGCGGCCGTGCGTTCGCGCTGATCCGCCGCTGA
- a CDS encoding polyphosphate kinase 2 family protein has product MNTDEYRVKAGGSVHLVDWRTDDDGGLSKDEGRTLTDELLTGLADWQERLNAEAKQSLLIVLQARDAGGKDGTVKHVMGAFNPNGVQIANFKVPTEEERAHDFLWRIHQRAPRAGMVSVFNRSHYEDVLVTRVHGLIDDATANSRLSQIRQFESLLHSSGTRILKFYLHVGRDEQKKRLQERLDDPTKHWKFNPADLTERARWDEYTRAYEDALTTSTDAAPWYVIPADRKWFRNLLISQIVLDTLKDMHPQFPKVNFDPKEIEIE; this is encoded by the coding sequence ATGAACACAGACGAATACCGTGTGAAGGCGGGCGGCAGCGTCCACCTGGTCGACTGGCGCACCGACGACGACGGCGGCCTCAGCAAGGACGAGGGCCGCACCCTGACCGACGAGCTGCTGACCGGACTGGCCGACTGGCAGGAACGGCTGAACGCTGAAGCGAAGCAGTCGCTGCTGATCGTCCTGCAGGCCCGCGACGCCGGGGGCAAGGACGGCACCGTCAAGCACGTCATGGGGGCCTTCAACCCGAACGGCGTGCAGATCGCCAACTTCAAGGTCCCGACCGAGGAGGAACGCGCGCACGATTTCCTGTGGCGCATTCATCAGCGGGCGCCGCGTGCCGGAATGGTCAGCGTGTTCAACCGCAGTCACTACGAGGATGTCCTGGTCACGCGCGTCCACGGCCTGATCGACGACGCGACCGCCAACAGCCGCCTGTCGCAGATCCGGCAGTTCGAGTCGCTGCTGCACAGCAGCGGCACCCGCATCCTGAAGTTCTACCTGCACGTCGGCCGCGACGAGCAGAAGAAACGCCTGCAGGAACGCCTGGACGACCCGACCAAGCACTGGAAGTTCAACCCGGCCGACCTGACCGAGCGCGCCAGGTGGGACGAGTACACCCGCGCCTACGAGGACGCCCTGACCACCAGCACCGACGCGGCTCCGTGGTACGTCATTCCCGCCGACCGGAAATGGTTCCGGAACCTACTGATCAGTCAGATCGTGCTGGACACCCTGAAGGACATGCACCCGCAGTTCCCGAAGGTGAACTTCGACCCGAAAGAAATCGAGATCGAATAA